CCCGACATACCCGGAAGTCCCAGCGACGCCAAGCCTGCAGCCAGCAGAAATCCTGAGAACATCGGCATTTTCTTCGCCAAACCGCCAAGCTTCCGAATGTCGGTCGTCGTCCCGCGGTAGACGAGGATCCCCACCAGCATGAAAAGGAAGGCTGAAATGAAGCCGTGGGAAACGCTTTGGAAAATGGCTCCCTGGACGCCTGCTTCATTGGCTGCACCAAGTCCGAGGAGCACGATGCCCATATGTGAGATCGACGAATAGGCAAGCACCTTCTTTAGATCACTTTGGACAAAGGCAATCAAAGCCCCATACAGCAAATTCACCAATCCGGCGATCATGATCCACAAGCCTGCTAGATGAAATTCCTTCGGGAAAAGCTCCAGTCCGAAGCGGATCATCCCGTATGCCCCCATCTTCAACAGGACGCCGGAATGAAGCATGACGATCGATGGCGGCGCTTCGACATGGACTTTCACCATCCAGCGGTGGAGCGGAAATGCCGGCAGTTTGAAAGCGAAAGCAACCAGAATCCCGGCCAACATCCATCCTTTCACGACACCCGAAACAGGTGATGCAAATCCGGCAGCATTCCCGGCGAGCAGGAACTGCAATTTTTCAAAATTGACGCTCCCGGTTTTGATGAACGTCAAAACGATGACAAACAGCAGCAGCGCCGATCCGAGGCCGTTGTAGATCAAATAGGAATAAGCGGCTTTTTCGCGGGCGATCCCTCCCCATTTGCCAATCAGGAAAAATGTCGCAACCAAGGTCAACTCAAAGAATAGGAAGAAAAGCACCATGTTGCCGGAAGTGAATACCCCGAGCATCCCTGTTTCAAGCAATAGGAACAGGGATGCATACCCCTTCCATTCCTTTTGGATTTTAAAAGAGGCGATCGCTGCCATCGTGGCAATGATCGCAGTCAATAGCACCATCAAGATCGACAGCCCATCGACGCCCATTTCGAAATCGACCTGAAACATTTTTTCCTGCAAGTAGCTCAAGTCGCCGAACTGGAGCCAACGGTGATGAATCGCCCATGACTCGAGGCTGTTTCCCTGCAAAAATTTCACATATCCATAAATCGCGATGGCCAAGGAAGGAAGCGTCCCGATGATGAGGAAACGCTGGATGAACGTTTTTTCCGTCTTCGGTACGATTGCCATTATGAGCAGCATCACAATAGGGGCAAAAACAAGCAGTGGCAAGAAGTAACTGGCATTCATCCTATATATCCCCCCGTCCATGCGTATATGATCATGAGAAGCACAAGTCCAGCCGCCGCCGCGAACCCGTATGTTTGCACCTGTCCGGTCTGTGCGTTCGTCGTTATTTTTCCGAGGCGGTAAATGGACGACGAAATCGCATTGGCCAGTCCTTCGACTACCCAGCGGTCGACCGCTTTGAACAATTTCGCCAATCCCCTGAAAAAGGCGAGAATGCTCCAGTCGTAAAGCTCATCGATGTACCCTTTATTCAGCAGCCATTTATATGTGAACGGCATCGACTTTGCCCAGGCATAGCTTGAAAAGGTCTTTTTTTCAAAAATGAAATAAGCAAAGAAGATGCCCATTAGAGATGCGATTGTCGCCATCCAAGTGATCCAGCCTTCGCTTTCCGCCGGTTCGATATGCGGCATCAGCCATTCACTGAAGGCGTGGTTCCAAGGTGTTTCCAGCCAACCGAGGCCGATCGCCCCCACCGCCAAAACCACCATTGGGACGACCATCACGGCAGGCGATTCCTTCACCTTAGACCTCACATAGGATGGACCGTTGAAAAATACCATGAAGAACAGCCGGAACACATAGAGCGATGTCAAAAATGCAGTGAATACTCCGACATAAAACAATGCATGCTGACCGGATGCCCAGGCTGCCCCCAATATCGCCTCCTTGCTGAAAAAACCTGAAAACAATGGGAAGCCAGTCAATGCGAGCGCTCCGATCAAGAACAATGGCCCCGTCCATCTCAGCTTTTTCCAAAGGCCGCCCATCTCCCGGATATCCTGGGTATGGCTTGCATGGATGACACTGCCTGCCGCCAAAAACAGCAGCGCTTTGAAAAAGGCATGCGTCGTTAAGTGGAAGATCCCAGCAACATATCCCGATGACCCCAAGGCAAGCATCATGTACCCGAGCTGACTGACCGTTGAGTATGCCAATACCCGCTTGATATCATTCTGGACGAGGCCGATGAATGCCGCAAAAATCGCCGTGAATGCTCCTGTGATCGACACGGTCAGCAGGGCCGCCTGGCTCGCCGCAAACAGCGGGAACATGAGCGCCACCAGATAGACGCCCGCAGCGACCATCGTAGCGGCATGGATCAACGCAGATACCGGCGTCGGCCCCTCCATCGCATCCGGAAGCCAGGAATGGAGCGGGAACTGCCCAGATTTTCCGACTGCCCCAACAAAAATCAAGATCGCCGTCAGCGTGATCATCCGTGAAGACATATTTCCTGCAGAAACCGCGTGGAAAATGTCCTGAAAGTCAAAGCTGCCCGTTTTCCA
The Falsibacillus albus genome window above contains:
- a CDS encoding complex I subunit 4 family protein, producing MNASYFLPLLVFAPIVMLLIMAIVPKTEKTFIQRFLIIGTLPSLAIAIYGYVKFLQGNSLESWAIHHRWLQFGDLSYLQEKMFQVDFEMGVDGLSILMVLLTAIIATMAAIASFKIQKEWKGYASLFLLLETGMLGVFTSGNMVLFFLFFELTLVATFFLIGKWGGIAREKAAYSYLIYNGLGSALLLFVIVLTFIKTGSVNFEKLQFLLAGNAAGFASPVSGVVKGWMLAGILVAFAFKLPAFPLHRWMVKVHVEAPPSIVMLHSGVLLKMGAYGMIRFGLELFPKEFHLAGLWIMIAGLVNLLYGALIAFVQSDLKKVLAYSSISHMGIVLLGLGAANEAGVQGAIFQSVSHGFISAFLFMLVGILVYRGTTTDIRKLGGLAKKMPMFSGFLLAAGLASLGLPGMSGFISEFMTFLGVFQKWPVIGAIGTLGIILTAVYVLKAVLNITFGEMEIVKKKWFDLKRAEWIPSVCLTFVILLIGLYPSIISKALQHTIESLMIGMGG
- the nuoL gene encoding NADH-quinone oxidoreductase subunit L, which gives rise to MNESAWLIPIFPLLSFALILFIQKRAGKGAAYIGITAAALSLLCSIGVIANQSNEESVRHVWKWLTIGDMHVTMGYELTSLNCLMLVLVSGISLMVQIYSIGYMEKDERFPIFYGYLGFFTFAMLGLVLSPNLLQLYVFWELVGLGSFLLIGFYFYKIEAKQAAKKAFIMTRIGDVGLLIGMILLFWKTGSFDFQDIFHAVSAGNMSSRMITLTAILIFVGAVGKSGQFPLHSWLPDAMEGPTPVSALIHAATMVAAGVYLVALMFPLFAASQAALLTVSITGAFTAIFAAFIGLVQNDIKRVLAYSTVSQLGYMMLALGSSGYVAGIFHLTTHAFFKALLFLAAGSVIHASHTQDIREMGGLWKKLRWTGPLFLIGALALTGFPLFSGFFSKEAILGAAWASGQHALFYVGVFTAFLTSLYVFRLFFMVFFNGPSYVRSKVKESPAVMVVPMVVLAVGAIGLGWLETPWNHAFSEWLMPHIEPAESEGWITWMATIASLMGIFFAYFIFEKKTFSSYAWAKSMPFTYKWLLNKGYIDELYDWSILAFFRGLAKLFKAVDRWVVEGLANAISSSIYRLGKITTNAQTGQVQTYGFAAAAGLVLLMIIYAWTGGYIG